A stretch of the Gracilinanus agilis isolate LMUSP501 chromosome 4, AgileGrace, whole genome shotgun sequence genome encodes the following:
- the CCDC42 gene encoding coiled-coil domain-containing protein 42, with protein MSLGVMEEEDLAEYFRLQYGERLLELLMKFPSTEEQSPSPSIRLLEKKKEAKVMHQAMEEKKETFKRRMEALNLRWEELGVKEAQLKAHIKKFEQFIQENDQKRIRALKKASKERELKRLRVKELSKAKQEMAALRQEHQRINAKLQDYSIFQKYLEKVVENSEFEEIHEVIGRYKTLVSMHYDLMQSAQEGQEKIDRAKARLTRYVEEKDDEVLQHNNELARLQMRYDRARSDVIIWESRWAHIQNTAAKKTLLLGTIKMATLNLFQIVSKQLKESTQVPLEDTHKQLDMIQEFIQDLSDIWAEVKKKEPTPVQAILPHKT; from the exons ATGAGTTTAGGAGTCATGGAAGAGGAAGACCTGGCGGAGTACTTCCGCTTGCAGTATGGGGAACGACTCCTGGAGTTGCTAAT GAAGTTCCCATCAACAGAGGAGCAGTCACCATCTCCATCCATCCGGCTcctggagaaaaagaaggaggccAAAGTAATGCATCAAgccatggaggaaaaaaaagag ACATTTAAAAGGAGAATGGAGGCCCTGAATCTGCGCTGGGAGGAACTTGGGGTCAAGGAGGCCCAACTAAAGGCTCATATAAAGAAGTTTGAACAGTTTATACAG GAAAATGACCAGAAAAGAATTCGAGCTTTGAAGAAAGCCAGCAAGGAAAGAGAATTGAAGAGGCTGCGGGTGAAAGAATTGTCTAAAGCTAAGCAAGAAATGGCTGCTCTGAGACAGGAGCATCAGAGGATCAATGCCAAGTTGCAGGATTATTCTATCTTCCAAAAGTACTTGGAGAAGGTAGTGGAGAACTCTGAG TTTGAGGAGATCCATGAGGTTATTGGACGCTACAAGACACTTGTGAGCATGCACTATGACTTGATGCAGTCGGCCCAGGAGGGGCAGGAGAAAATTGATCGGGCCAAGGCCCGGCTTACTCGCTATGTGGAAGAAAAGGATGATGAGGTCCTCCAGCATAACAATGAGCTTGCCAGGTTGCAGATGCGATATGATCGTGCCCGTAGCGATGTCATCATTTGG GAATCTCGATGGGCACACATCCAGAATACAGCTGCCAAAAAAACCCTCCTGTTGGGCACCATCAAGATGGCAACGTTGAATCTTTTCCAAATTGTGAGCAAGCAACTGAAGGAGTCAACCCAAGTTCCCCTGGAGGATACCCACAAGCAGCTAGACATG